Proteins encoded within one genomic window of Brassica rapa cultivar Chiifu-401-42 chromosome A09, CAAS_Brap_v3.01, whole genome shotgun sequence:
- the LOC103865811 gene encoding probable WRKY transcription factor 30 — protein MERNSNGREWEKMKKELNELMTEGRDYAQQLKSQLGSTSSQESREHLAKKILESYHKSLTIMNYSGELDQVSPHSHGTGSPKSDDSDHQEPHIIQSSKKLMPRWTRKVRIAPGVVIDRALDDGFSWRKYGQKDILGAKFPRGYHRCTYRKSQGCEATKQVQRSNEDPMLFEIIYRGIHSCSQASNVGSTIPVQVLDPNQIQEQENLEIGKASLDTGHHNYNHQAHLHQTLNYILPSTLNLESTNVMLQEKDHNIGFLGSTSYSDANYNFLASHDAGSASHSTSNSPSTVGLESPFENFGPSHPFVGFGGFYS, from the exons ATGGAGAGGAATAGTAATGGTAGAGAGtgggagaagatgaagaaagagCTCAACGAACTGATGACAGAAGGTAGAGACTATGCTCAGCAGCTCAAGTCTCAGCTTGGCTCTACTTCATCTCAAGAATCACGTGAACATTTGGCCAAGAAGATTCTTGAATCTTACCACAAGTCTCTTACCATTATGAATTACTCCGGTGAACTCGACCAAGTCTCTCCCCATTCCCACGGTACAGGGAGCCCTAAGAGCGATGATTCTGATCATCAAGAACCACATATCATCCAAAG TTCGAAGAAGTTAATGCCAAGGTGGACCCGAAAAGTCAGAATTGCCCCTGGAGTTGTGATTGACAGAGCGCTTGATGATGGGTTCAGTTGGAGAAAGTACGGCCAGAAGGATATCCTCGGAGCCAAGTTTCCCAG GGGATACCATAGATGCACGTATAGAAAATCTCAAGGATGCGAAGCCACCAAACAAGTCCAGAGATCCAACGAAGATCCGATGCTTTTTGAGATTATTTACCGAGGAATACATTCTTGCTCCCAAGCCTCAAATGTTGGTTCAACCATTCCGGTACAAGTTCTTGACCCAAACCAGATACAAGAACAAGAAAATCTTGAGATCGGGAAGGCAAGTCTAGACACTGGTCATCACAACTACAATCATCAAGCACATTTGCATCAAACTCTTAACTATATTTTGCCCTCTACACTAAACCTAGAGAGTACCAATGTGATGCTTCAAGAGAAGGATCACAACATTGGTTTCCTCGGATCTACGAGTTATAGTGATGCCAACTACAATTTTCTGGCTTCTCACGATGCTGGCTCTGCTTCTCACTCTACATCAAACTCTCCGTCCACCGTCGGTTTGGAATCTCCGTTTGAAAACTTTGGTCCAAGTCATCCATT